A genomic segment from Corylus avellana chromosome ca5, CavTom2PMs-1.0 encodes:
- the LOC132180874 gene encoding trehalose-phosphate phosphatase A-like isoform X2, giving the protein MDCLPSSSDKKALKSWFFIDKRVGCATRLDPMDLKSSHTSPVLTDPPPMNKAILGVHSSLLPYSSPRAAFSPCLLLTIPRKKTGILDDVRSSGWLDAMKSSSPPPMKITKAVNNEYASYDADVVYNAWKVKYPSAIASFEEITNHAKGKRIALFLDYDGTLSPIVDNPDCAFMSDAMRAVVKMVAKYFPTAIISGRSRDKVYEFVGLTELYYAGSHGMDIMGPVRQSISDDHTNCVRSVDEQGKEVNLFQPAGEFLPMINEVLRSLVERTKDIIGVNVENNKFCVSVHYRNVDEKHWTTVAQRVHDVLKDYPCLQLTHGRKVLEVRPMINWDKGKAVTFLLESLGLSNCDDVLPIYVGDDQTDEDAFKVVTEGHRGYGILVSSVPKKSNAVYSVKDPSEVMEFLKSLVTWKKSSAL; this is encoded by the exons ATGGACTGCTTGCCAAGTAGTAGTGACAAGAAGGCACTGAAGAGCTggttttttattgataaaaggGTTGG TTGTGCTACAAGACTGGATCCGATGGACCTCAAGTCAAGTCATACTTCTCCTGTTCTCACTGATCCTCCACCCATGAACAAGGCAATACTAGGCGTACATTCCAGTCTGTTGCCTTATTCATCTCCGCGAGCAGCTTTCTCTCCATGTCTTTTGCTGACAATCCCTAGGAAGAAGACTGGAATACTTGATGATGTTCGCTCAAGCGGTTGGCTGGATGCCATGAAATCTTCATCTCCTCCTCCTATGAAGATAACCAAGGCTGTCAACAATGAGTATGCATCATATGATGCTGATGTTGTATACAATGCCTGGAAG GTTAAGTATCCATCAGCAATTGCATCTTTTGAGGAAATTACCAACCATGCCAAGGGAAAGAGAATAGCATTGTTTTTGGACTATGATGGGACCCTTTCACCAATTGTAGATAATCCTGACTGTGCCTTCATGTCTGATGCT ATGCGTGCTGTTGTAAAAATGGTCGCAAAATACTTCCCAACAGCAATAATTAGTGGGAGAAGCCGTGACAAG GTATATGAGTTTGTCGGACTTACGGAACTCTATTATGCGGGTAGTCATGGAATGGACATCATGGGCCCTGTCAGACAATCTATTTCTGATGACCACACAAATTGTGTTAGATCAGTGGATGAGCAG GGCAAGGAAGTTAATTTGTTCCAGCCTGCTGGTGAATTTTTACCTATGATCAATGAG GTTTTGAGATCCCTTGTTGAACGCACCAAAGATATTATAGGAGTAAATGTTGAAAATAATAAGTTCTGCGTCTCTGTACATTACCGTAACGTAGATGAGAAG CATTGGACTACAGTAGCACAACGTGTCCACGATGTACTGAAAGACTACCCGTGTTTGCAATTGACTCATGGACGCAAG GTTTTAGAGGTCCGTCCTATGATCAATTGGGATAAGGGGAAAGCTGTCACATTTTTACTGGAATCACTTG GGTTGAGTAACTGTGACGACGTGCTCCCAATCTATGTTGGAGATGACCAGACAGACGAAGATGCATTTAAG gTCGTGACAGAGGGGCATCGAGGTTACGGCATTTTAGTGTCTTCTGTGCCCAAGAAAAGCAATGCAGTCTACTCTGTGAAGGACCCATCAGAG GTGATGGAATTTCTCAAGTCATTGGTGACATGGAAAAAGTCAAGTGCTCTATAA
- the LOC132180874 gene encoding trehalose-phosphate phosphatase A-like isoform X1 → MDLKSSHTSPVLTDPPPMNKAILGVHSSLLPYSSPRAAFSPCLLLTIPRKKTGILDDVRSSGWLDAMKSSSPPPMKITKAVNNEYASYDADVVYNAWKVKYPSAIASFEEITNHAKGKRIALFLDYDGTLSPIVDNPDCAFMSDAMRAVVKMVAKYFPTAIISGRSRDKVYEFVGLTELYYAGSHGMDIMGPVRQSISDDHTNCVRSVDEQGKEVNLFQPAGEFLPMINEVLRSLVERTKDIIGVNVENNKFCVSVHYRNVDEKHWTTVAQRVHDVLKDYPCLQLTHGRKVLEVRPMINWDKGKAVTFLLESLGLSNCDDVLPIYVGDDQTDEDAFKVVTEGHRGYGILVSSVPKKSNAVYSVKDPSEVMEFLKSLVTWKKSSAL, encoded by the exons ATGGACCTCAAGTCAAGTCATACTTCTCCTGTTCTCACTGATCCTCCACCCATGAACAAGGCAATACTAGGCGTACATTCCAGTCTGTTGCCTTATTCATCTCCGCGAGCAGCTTTCTCTCCATGTCTTTTGCTGACAATCCCTAGGAAGAAGACTGGAATACTTGATGATGTTCGCTCAAGCGGTTGGCTGGATGCCATGAAATCTTCATCTCCTCCTCCTATGAAGATAACCAAGGCTGTCAACAATGAGTATGCATCATATGATGCTGATGTTGTATACAATGCCTGGAAG GTTAAGTATCCATCAGCAATTGCATCTTTTGAGGAAATTACCAACCATGCCAAGGGAAAGAGAATAGCATTGTTTTTGGACTATGATGGGACCCTTTCACCAATTGTAGATAATCCTGACTGTGCCTTCATGTCTGATGCT ATGCGTGCTGTTGTAAAAATGGTCGCAAAATACTTCCCAACAGCAATAATTAGTGGGAGAAGCCGTGACAAG GTATATGAGTTTGTCGGACTTACGGAACTCTATTATGCGGGTAGTCATGGAATGGACATCATGGGCCCTGTCAGACAATCTATTTCTGATGACCACACAAATTGTGTTAGATCAGTGGATGAGCAG GGCAAGGAAGTTAATTTGTTCCAGCCTGCTGGTGAATTTTTACCTATGATCAATGAG GTTTTGAGATCCCTTGTTGAACGCACCAAAGATATTATAGGAGTAAATGTTGAAAATAATAAGTTCTGCGTCTCTGTACATTACCGTAACGTAGATGAGAAG CATTGGACTACAGTAGCACAACGTGTCCACGATGTACTGAAAGACTACCCGTGTTTGCAATTGACTCATGGACGCAAG GTTTTAGAGGTCCGTCCTATGATCAATTGGGATAAGGGGAAAGCTGTCACATTTTTACTGGAATCACTTG GGTTGAGTAACTGTGACGACGTGCTCCCAATCTATGTTGGAGATGACCAGACAGACGAAGATGCATTTAAG gTCGTGACAGAGGGGCATCGAGGTTACGGCATTTTAGTGTCTTCTGTGCCCAAGAAAAGCAATGCAGTCTACTCTGTGAAGGACCCATCAGAG GTGATGGAATTTCTCAAGTCATTGGTGACATGGAAAAAGTCAAGTGCTCTATAA